Part of the Nostoc edaphicum CCNP1411 genome, GCTCGTGTGATTAAGATTTTGCAACCAGAAGATTTTTACGTTGGTTCGCACAAGAACATTTACCAAGCCGCAGTCAGATTGCACCAGTCTCAGCAGCCAACGGATTTATTGTTTGTCACCAGTTGGCTAGAATCTCATGGACTGTTGCATAATGTCGGCGGGAGAAATAAACTTGCGTCCTTGCTTAACTCTTGCGTGTCAGCAGTTAACATCGATGCCTTAGCAGAGTTAATTCGAGAAAAAGCGCAATTGAGAGCGGTAATCCAAACGGCTTTACAAATGGCGCGTACAGCGATGGATGCCCCCTTGACTGAAATGACTGCTACTTCAGTCATCGAAATGGGACAACAAAAACTTTTAGAGTTGCGCCAATTAACTATGCCTTGTCAAATGAAATTAATGGCTGACATCATCCCTGACGTTTATGCCGAGATTGAATTGGCCAACAACGGTGAAGATGCGATTGAGGTGAATGTCCCAACTGGATTTTATGATTTGGATTCCGTAATTGGCGGGATGCCCTTCGGTGCTTTGACTGTTGTTGGAGGTCGCGGCGGAATCGGCAAGTCCACCTGGGCATTAGATATTGGCATTCGGGCTGCTGCTAGCGGCTTAACAACCGCTTATTTCGCTTTAGAGATGTCTGCCTCACAAATGGTCAAAAAGACCCTCGCAAGGTTGGCAGCGCCCAATGTTCCTGCTGACCTACTTTTTAAACGCAATGCACTTCGGGAATCTCACTGGAATCCTTTGGCTCAAGCTTGTGCTGAGGGGATGGCGCTACCATTTTGGTTGAATGACAACCCCGTAATCACCACCTCACAAATCAAGGGTGATTTGCAAGATATACAAGCTCGTTGCGGATCAGTCAGTTTGGTGATTGTGGACTATGTGCAGTTGATTGAACCAATGCGCCGTGAACGTGGCGAAAATCGTGTACAAGAAATCGACTCCATCTTGAAACAACTCAGGGCGATCGCTAAACAATTCAATTGCGCTGTCTTGGGTTTAGCGCAGTTAAAAAGAGAAGTTGATTCACGTTCCGAAAAGCGTCCAACTAAAGCGGATTTTCGGGAATCGGGAGGATTTGAACAGGAGGCTGCTGTGATGTTGGGTTTGTATCGAGAAGATTACTACGATAAACAGACTACCCAAAAAGGCATTTTTGAAGTCTCAGTTTTGAAAAGTCGGTTTAGTAGTGAAACGACTGTTAATCTCTTGTTTGATGAAAGATTTGGACAGTTTAAAAATTTAGCTAAATCCAATTATTAAAACAGATGAAAGCGCTATCCGTTCGTCAGCCTTGGGCATGGGCAATTATTTATGCTCTTAAAAATATTGAAAACCGTGGCTGGCCTATTCACTATCGCGGCGACATTCTGATTCACGCAGCAAAAACCTGTACCAAGAAAGAGTATCAGCTAGCGAGAGAATTTTGCCAAGGGATGGGGATAGTAATCCCAGAACTAATATCTCTACGTCGCGGTCAAGTCATTGGCATTGTCACAATAGTAGATTGCAAGTTTTCACAAGTTGCGTCTGGTTGGGGGATGCCTGAGCAATACCATTGGAAGCTGGAGAATCCACGCGAGATTATACCGATTCCTTACATTGGGCGGTTGGGAATTTTTGAAGTGCCAGATGATTTGGTCATGGAGGTGGCTGCATGACTAAATCAGTAATAGCTGAGTTATCTGCAATACCCGAAAAATTCTTAGAGGACGACCTTGAAAGCTCACAACTGCATAGCCAAGGATGCCTCTATCCGTATCTCGACAAGAAAAAGCTACTTGATGGCTCAATAGTTTTTTACCCACGAGTTATAGGCCAACGTGACCCAGACATGTCCCCCTGATTCGGACACTGCAACAGTTCACGAAGTGTGCCGAAGGTATCGCGCATCTCATCCTTACGATGCCTGACTCTCAACTACTCCTCAAACAACGG contains:
- a CDS encoding replicative DNA helicase, with the translated sequence MFSPDFAPDNVVSMPNHLPPQAIEAEEVVLGGILFDPEAIARVIKILQPEDFYVGSHKNIYQAAVRLHQSQQPTDLLFVTSWLESHGLLHNVGGRNKLASLLNSCVSAVNIDALAELIREKAQLRAVIQTALQMARTAMDAPLTEMTATSVIEMGQQKLLELRQLTMPCQMKLMADIIPDVYAEIELANNGEDAIEVNVPTGFYDLDSVIGGMPFGALTVVGGRGGIGKSTWALDIGIRAAASGLTTAYFALEMSASQMVKKTLARLAAPNVPADLLFKRNALRESHWNPLAQACAEGMALPFWLNDNPVITTSQIKGDLQDIQARCGSVSLVIVDYVQLIEPMRRERGENRVQEIDSILKQLRAIAKQFNCAVLGLAQLKREVDSRSEKRPTKADFRESGGFEQEAAVMLGLYREDYYDKQTTQKGIFEVSVLKSRFSSETTVNLLFDERFGQFKNLAKSNY
- a CDS encoding ASCH domain-containing protein, whose protein sequence is MKALSVRQPWAWAIIYALKNIENRGWPIHYRGDILIHAAKTCTKKEYQLAREFCQGMGIVIPELISLRRGQVIGIVTIVDCKFSQVASGWGMPEQYHWKLENPREIIPIPYIGRLGIFEVPDDLVMEVAA